Proteins from a genomic interval of Halopseudomonas litoralis:
- the tatB gene encoding Sec-independent protein translocase protein TatB, whose protein sequence is MFDIGFLEMVIVAIVALLVLGPERLPGAVRMAGLYLGRIKRSLADVRSQVERELGADEIRQTLHNDKIMADLAKKPGTSNVKRSATAPADEKPAASADATPAPAEPASTVPVTADSPSDDDPAAPK, encoded by the coding sequence ATGTTCGATATCGGTTTTCTGGAGATGGTGATAGTTGCCATCGTTGCCCTGTTGGTGCTCGGTCCCGAACGCCTGCCCGGCGCGGTGCGCATGGCTGGCCTGTATCTGGGGCGGATCAAGCGCAGCCTGGCTGACGTGCGCAGTCAGGTGGAGCGCGAACTGGGCGCCGACGAAATCCGTCAGACATTGCACAACGACAAGATCATGGCCGACCTGGCAAAGAAACCCGGGACCTCGAACGTCAAACGCAGCGCCACTGCGCCGGCAGATGAGAAGCCAGCTGCATCAGCGGATGCCACCCCTGCGCCCGCCGAACCTGCGTCTACAGTCCCCGTTACTGCCGACTCCCCTTCTGACGATGATCCGGCCGCGCCCAAATGA
- the tatA gene encoding twin-arginine translocase TatA/TatE family subunit, whose translation MGFGGISIWQLAIILLIVILLFGTKRLKGIGSDVGEAIKGFRKSMNDDDKPAVEDKPGETLDVQAEKKTESTPHKD comes from the coding sequence ATGGGTTTTGGCGGAATCAGTATCTGGCAACTGGCGATCATCCTGCTGATCGTCATTCTGCTGTTCGGCACCAAGCGCCTGAAAGGCATTGGTTCGGATGTAGGCGAAGCCATCAAGGGCTTTCGCAAGTCGATGAATGATGATGACAAGCCAGCGGTGGAGGACAAGCCCGGCGAGACGCTGGATGTCCAGGCCGAGAAGAAAACGGAATCCACCCCCCACAAGGACTGA
- a CDS encoding phosphoribosyl-ATP diphosphatase, producing MNDTLARLAEVLEQRKQAAADSSYVASLHAKGLNKILEKVGEECTETLLAAKDCQHSEDKSELIYETADLWFHSLVMLSHLGLGPDDVLKELERRFDLSGLAEKAARTHE from the coding sequence ATGAATGACACCCTGGCGCGTCTGGCCGAGGTGCTGGAGCAACGCAAGCAAGCGGCGGCCGACAGCTCCTATGTTGCCAGCCTGCATGCCAAGGGATTGAACAAGATCCTGGAAAAGGTCGGTGAGGAATGTACCGAAACCCTGCTGGCGGCCAAGGATTGCCAGCACAGCGAGGACAAGAGCGAGCTGATTTATGAAACCGCCGATCTGTGGTTTCATAGTCTGGTCATGCTCAGCCATCTGGGCCTCGGCCCGGATGATGTATTGAAAGAACTGGAACGGCGTTTTGACTTATCCGGCCTGGCCGAGAAAGCAGCGCGGACACACGAGTAG
- the hisI gene encoding phosphoribosyl-AMP cyclohydrolase — MTDTRTDTDWLDCIKWDADGLIPAIAQDAASGRVLMVAWMNRDSLTLTAQEGRAVYWSRSRRRLWRKGEESGHIQVLHELRLDCDNDVIVMQVEQRGGIACHTGRESCFYKVFRDGQWHDSDPVIKNPEHIYEHKHE, encoded by the coding sequence ATGACCGATACCCGAACCGATACCGACTGGCTGGACTGCATCAAATGGGATGCCGACGGCCTGATCCCCGCCATCGCCCAGGACGCCGCCAGCGGCCGCGTACTCATGGTCGCCTGGATGAACCGCGACTCTCTGACGCTTACCGCGCAGGAAGGACGCGCCGTATACTGGTCGCGTTCGCGGCGCAGGCTGTGGCGCAAGGGCGAGGAGTCGGGTCACATACAGGTACTGCACGAGCTGCGGCTGGACTGCGACAACGACGTGATCGTCATGCAGGTCGAGCAACGCGGCGGCATCGCCTGCCACACGGGCCGGGAAAGCTGCTTCTACAAAGTTTTCCGGGACGGCCAGTGGCACGATAGTGATCCTGTCATCAAGAACCCGGAACATATCTATGAGCACAAGCATGAATGA
- the ubiB gene encoding ubiquinone biosynthesis regulatory protein kinase UbiB, translating into MNLTAFLRLFRILLVFTRYRLDQLVQTLPLPWYGRLLLIGPWKLYPAPRDLTRGARLRLALESLGPVFIKFGQILSTRRDLLPDDIAIELAFLQDKVPPFPPELARKRIEEQLGLPIEAVFAEFSDTPLASASVAQVHTALLHDGSDVVVKVVRPGIEETIHQDIQWLYLAARTLERVSREGRRLRPVEVVRDYEQTIFDELDLYREAANASLLRRNFLGSPVLYVPLIHWDWCRHKVLVMERISGIPVTDIDALRAAGIDMKKLAERGVEVFFTQVFRDCFFHADMHPGNIFVSRSHPQEPQYIAIDFGIVGSLTPEDQTYLARNLMAFFKRDYRRVAQLHIDSGWVPPETKVNEFEAAIRSVCEPIFERPLKDISFGQLLLRLFQTARRFNMEVQPQLVLLQKTLLNIEGLGRQLYPELDLWSTGKPYLERWMRERAGPRHQLQNLRQHLERIPPLLETTHRALDNIAQRDHHAPTRRTDAVALRLIGAVLLALGANGLGTDMHLWADAQPMYWLLLAAGGWLVLRRDGENPNRRTYRPK; encoded by the coding sequence ATGAACCTGACCGCCTTTCTGCGCCTGTTTCGCATCTTGCTGGTGTTTACCCGCTACCGCCTGGATCAATTGGTTCAGACGTTGCCGCTACCCTGGTACGGTCGCCTGCTGCTGATCGGCCCCTGGAAGCTGTACCCTGCGCCGCGTGACCTGACCCGCGGCGCACGCCTGCGTCTGGCGCTGGAAAGCCTGGGACCGGTGTTCATCAAATTCGGCCAGATTCTGTCCACCCGTCGTGACCTGCTCCCTGACGACATTGCCATCGAGCTGGCCTTTCTGCAGGACAAGGTTCCGCCCTTCCCGCCGGAACTGGCTCGCAAGCGTATCGAGGAACAGCTAGGGCTGCCGATCGAAGCGGTGTTTGCCGAGTTCTCCGATACCCCGCTGGCCTCTGCTTCGGTCGCCCAGGTACATACCGCGCTGCTGCATGATGGCAGCGACGTGGTAGTCAAGGTGGTGCGGCCCGGCATCGAGGAAACCATCCATCAGGATATCCAGTGGCTGTATCTCGCAGCCCGGACGCTGGAACGGGTATCCCGCGAGGGTCGCCGTCTGCGCCCCGTGGAAGTGGTGCGTGACTATGAACAGACCATCTTCGACGAACTCGACCTGTACCGCGAGGCCGCCAACGCCTCCCTGTTGCGGCGCAATTTCCTCGGTTCGCCGGTGCTCTATGTGCCGCTCATTCATTGGGACTGGTGCCGTCACAAGGTCCTGGTCATGGAGCGCATCAGCGGCATCCCGGTGACCGATATCGATGCCCTGCGTGCCGCTGGGATCGACATGAAAAAGCTCGCCGAACGCGGCGTGGAGGTGTTCTTCACCCAGGTGTTTCGCGACTGTTTCTTCCACGCCGACATGCACCCAGGCAATATCTTCGTCTCGCGCAGCCATCCGCAGGAGCCGCAATACATTGCCATTGATTTCGGCATTGTCGGTAGCCTGACGCCAGAGGACCAGACCTACCTGGCGCGCAACCTGATGGCCTTCTTCAAACGCGATTACCGCCGTGTCGCGCAACTGCACATCGACTCCGGCTGGGTACCGCCGGAGACCAAGGTCAATGAATTCGAGGCCGCCATTCGCAGTGTCTGCGAGCCGATCTTCGAGCGGCCGCTGAAGGATATTTCCTTCGGCCAGCTGCTGTTGCGCCTGTTCCAGACCGCTCGCCGCTTCAACATGGAGGTGCAGCCTCAACTGGTGCTTTTGCAGAAGACCCTGCTCAACATCGAGGGCCTGGGACGCCAGCTGTATCCCGAGCTGGATCTGTGGAGTACCGGCAAACCCTATCTTGAACGCTGGATGCGCGAGCGCGCCGGCCCGCGGCACCAGTTGCAGAACCTGCGCCAGCATCTGGAGCGCATCCCGCCGCTGCTGGAAACCACCCACCGTGCGCTGGACAATATCGCCCAACGCGATCACCATGCCCCCACCCGCCGCACCGATGCCGTCGCCCTGCGCCTGATCGGCGCGGTACTGCTGGCACTGGGCGCCAACGGGTTGGGCACCGACATGCATCTGTGGGCCGACGCCCAGCCCATGTACTGGCTGCTGCTGGCCGCTGGCGGCTGGCTGGTGCTGCGGCGCGACGGCGAAAATCCGAACCGACGGACGTACCGACCGAAATGA
- a CDS encoding ubiquinone biosynthesis accessory factor UbiJ, translating to MLSRTLLAGVEHSLALAIKQDPLTAKRLAALAGCVILICARQPAVQIYVLPGQAGIRLMQDYDGEADCTLSAPASLLARLGLSSNRQQLLLSPELELTGDTQVLVQLQNIFGDLQVDGEAALARWIGPVAAHAIGNSARGSRDWFGTTQQNLQRSIRDYLTEEGRQLVGHAEADASAALIHDLRLQLDRLDARVHRLEQPDTGPDDA from the coding sequence ATGTTGAGTCGCACCCTGCTGGCCGGCGTCGAGCACAGCCTGGCGCTGGCCATCAAACAGGATCCGCTGACGGCCAAACGGCTGGCAGCGTTGGCAGGTTGCGTCATTCTGATATGCGCGCGCCAACCCGCGGTGCAGATATATGTACTGCCGGGCCAAGCCGGTATTCGCCTGATGCAGGACTATGACGGCGAGGCGGACTGCACCCTGAGTGCGCCGGCCAGCCTGCTGGCACGCCTGGGGCTCAGCAGCAATCGTCAGCAACTGCTGCTGTCACCGGAGCTGGAATTGACCGGCGATACTCAGGTGCTGGTGCAACTGCAGAATATCTTCGGCGACCTGCAGGTCGACGGCGAAGCGGCCTTGGCGCGCTGGATCGGCCCGGTAGCCGCGCATGCCATCGGCAACAGCGCGCGGGGCAGTCGCGACTGGTTTGGCACTACACAGCAGAACCTGCAGCGGAGCATCCGTGACTATCTCACAGAGGAGGGCCGCCAGTTGGTCGGCCACGCTGAAGCCGATGCCTCAGCCGCGCTCATTCATGACCTGCGCCTGCAGCTTGACCGACTGGACGCCCGCGTTCACCGTCTTGAGCAACCTGACACTGGACCTGACGACGCATGA
- the ubiE gene encoding bifunctional demethylmenaquinone methyltransferase/2-methoxy-6-polyprenyl-1,4-benzoquinol methylase UbiE, producing the protein MTDKSNSDRTTHFGYQTVSESEKAGKVAEVFHSVASKYDLMNDLMSGGIHRIWKRFTIELSGVRPGNRVLDIAGGTGDLTRKFSSLVGPTGEVVLADINASMLRVGRDRLLDKGVAGNVRFVQADAEKLPFPDNHFDCITIAFGLRNVTHKEDAIASMLRVLKPGGRLLVLEFSKPGNELLSKAYDQYSFTMLPLIGRLITGDQESYRYLAESIRMHPDQETLKGMMEETGFARVTYHNMTGGIVALHRGIKP; encoded by the coding sequence ATGACAGACAAGTCCAACTCGGATCGCACTACCCACTTCGGCTACCAGACCGTTTCCGAATCGGAAAAGGCCGGCAAGGTGGCGGAGGTTTTCCATTCGGTCGCCTCCAAATACGACCTAATGAACGATCTCATGTCAGGCGGCATTCATCGCATCTGGAAGCGCTTCACCATCGAATTGTCCGGCGTACGCCCCGGCAATCGGGTGCTGGATATTGCCGGCGGCACTGGCGACCTGACCCGCAAATTTTCCAGCCTGGTAGGGCCGACCGGTGAAGTGGTGCTGGCCGATATCAACGCCTCCATGCTCCGCGTAGGCCGCGACCGCCTGCTGGACAAGGGCGTGGCCGGCAATGTGCGCTTCGTGCAGGCCGACGCAGAAAAACTGCCGTTCCCGGACAATCATTTCGATTGCATCACCATTGCCTTCGGTCTGCGCAACGTCACTCACAAGGAAGACGCCATCGCTTCCATGCTGCGGGTGCTCAAGCCCGGCGGCCGCCTGCTGGTGTTGGAGTTCTCCAAACCAGGCAACGAGTTGCTGTCCAAGGCCTATGATCAATACTCCTTCACCATGCTGCCGCTGATCGGTCGCCTGATCACCGGCGACCAGGAAAGCTACCGTTACCTGGCCGAGTCGATCCGCATGCACCCGGATCAGGAAACACTCAAGGGCATGATGGAAGAAACCGGCTTCGCCCGAGTGACCTACCACAACATGACCGGCGGCATTGTTGCTCTGCATCGGGGCATCAAGCCCTGA